The proteins below are encoded in one region of Dioscorea cayenensis subsp. rotundata cultivar TDr96_F1 chromosome 18, TDr96_F1_v2_PseudoChromosome.rev07_lg8_w22 25.fasta, whole genome shotgun sequence:
- the LOC120282552 gene encoding somatic embryogenesis receptor kinase 1-like isoform X1, which translates to MITQGVDAVLTIVRAILSRCRHRHRQHVKEDSKVHLGLFKRFTLQELQVATDNFRETNIVDVNAFGKVYRGKLADNSLVAVKRLYEDRSHGQEEFQAVGDLINYICFHRNILRVIGFCMTSKERIFVYPFMANGNLKTCLRASKHLLNWPTRMQIALGAARGLSFLHERCDPKIIHGDLHSSNIFLDEEFEAVLGNFYLARQMGYKDDDGIIGSVRGTSGFIDPDYCLTGKLSEKCDVYGYGMTLLELITGLQSFTIVDEDVIFLKDRVEQLLKEKTLDNIVDPKLKNNYVKEEMESLIQIALLCTQGEPEHRPKMSEVVRMIQGSGPGREMGRARARLRNGSTWNFSLYF; encoded by the exons AT GATCACTCAAGGAGTTGATGCTGTGCTCACCATTGTTCGTGCTATTCTATCTAGATGTAGGCATCGTCATAGACAGCATG TTAAAGAGGATTCAAAAGTTCACTTGGGCTTGTTTAAAAGATTCACCCTGCAAGAGCTACAAGTTGCTACTGATAATTTTAGAGAAACGAACATTGTGGATGTAAATGCATTTGGAAAGGTTTACAGAGGGAAACTTGCTGATAATTCTCTGGTGGCAGTAAAGAGATTGTATGAAGACAGGTCACATGGGCAGGAAGAATTTCAGGCAGTGGGTGATTTGATTAACTATATATGTTTCCACCGAAATATTCTCCGTGTTATTGGATTTTGCATGACATCAAAGGAGAGAATTTTTGTATATCCTTTTATGGCAAATGGAAACCTTAAAACTTGCTTGAGAG CATCCAAGCATCTACTTAATTGGCCAACCAGGATGCAGATTGCACTAGGTGCTGCAAGGGGACTGTCTTTCTTGCATGAACGTTGTGATCCAAAGATCATACATGGAGATCTCCACtcatctaatatttttttggatgagGAGTTTGAGGCTGTTCTAGGAAATTTTTACTTGGCCAGACAGATGGGCTACAAGGATGACGACGGTATCATTGGAAGTGTCCGTGGTACTTCTGGGTTCATAGATCCAGACTATTGTCTTACTGGAAAGTTGTCAGAGAAGTGTGATGTTTATGGATATGGGATGACACTTTTGGAGCTCATCACTGGACTACAGTCTTTTACTATAGTTGATGaggatgtaatttttttaaaagaccgG GTGGAACAGCTACTAAAGGAGAAAACGTTGGACAACATTGTTGATCCTAAACTAAAGAATAACTATGTGAAGGAAGAGATGGAGTCCCTCATCCAAATTGCTCTACTTTGCACTCAAGGCGAACCTGAACACCGGCCAAAAATGTCAGAGGTTGTGAGAATGATTCAAGGCAGTGGCCCCGGCCGAGAGATGGGTAGAGCAAGAGCTAGACTTAGAAATGGCTCTACATGGAACTTTTCACTTTACTTCTGA
- the LOC120282552 gene encoding somatic embryogenesis receptor kinase 1-like isoform X2, giving the protein MITQGVDAVLTIVRAILSRFKEDSKVHLGLFKRFTLQELQVATDNFRETNIVDVNAFGKVYRGKLADNSLVAVKRLYEDRSHGQEEFQAVGDLINYICFHRNILRVIGFCMTSKERIFVYPFMANGNLKTCLRASKHLLNWPTRMQIALGAARGLSFLHERCDPKIIHGDLHSSNIFLDEEFEAVLGNFYLARQMGYKDDDGIIGSVRGTSGFIDPDYCLTGKLSEKCDVYGYGMTLLELITGLQSFTIVDEDVIFLKDRVEQLLKEKTLDNIVDPKLKNNYVKEEMESLIQIALLCTQGEPEHRPKMSEVVRMIQGSGPGREMGRARARLRNGSTWNFSLYF; this is encoded by the exons AT GATCACTCAAGGAGTTGATGCTGTGCTCACCATTGTTCGTGCTATTCTATCTAGAT TTAAAGAGGATTCAAAAGTTCACTTGGGCTTGTTTAAAAGATTCACCCTGCAAGAGCTACAAGTTGCTACTGATAATTTTAGAGAAACGAACATTGTGGATGTAAATGCATTTGGAAAGGTTTACAGAGGGAAACTTGCTGATAATTCTCTGGTGGCAGTAAAGAGATTGTATGAAGACAGGTCACATGGGCAGGAAGAATTTCAGGCAGTGGGTGATTTGATTAACTATATATGTTTCCACCGAAATATTCTCCGTGTTATTGGATTTTGCATGACATCAAAGGAGAGAATTTTTGTATATCCTTTTATGGCAAATGGAAACCTTAAAACTTGCTTGAGAG CATCCAAGCATCTACTTAATTGGCCAACCAGGATGCAGATTGCACTAGGTGCTGCAAGGGGACTGTCTTTCTTGCATGAACGTTGTGATCCAAAGATCATACATGGAGATCTCCACtcatctaatatttttttggatgagGAGTTTGAGGCTGTTCTAGGAAATTTTTACTTGGCCAGACAGATGGGCTACAAGGATGACGACGGTATCATTGGAAGTGTCCGTGGTACTTCTGGGTTCATAGATCCAGACTATTGTCTTACTGGAAAGTTGTCAGAGAAGTGTGATGTTTATGGATATGGGATGACACTTTTGGAGCTCATCACTGGACTACAGTCTTTTACTATAGTTGATGaggatgtaatttttttaaaagaccgG GTGGAACAGCTACTAAAGGAGAAAACGTTGGACAACATTGTTGATCCTAAACTAAAGAATAACTATGTGAAGGAAGAGATGGAGTCCCTCATCCAAATTGCTCTACTTTGCACTCAAGGCGAACCTGAACACCGGCCAAAAATGTCAGAGGTTGTGAGAATGATTCAAGGCAGTGGCCCCGGCCGAGAGATGGGTAGAGCAAGAGCTAGACTTAGAAATGGCTCTACATGGAACTTTTCACTTTACTTCTGA
- the LOC120282551 gene encoding LOW QUALITY PROTEIN: pentatricopeptide repeat-containing protein At4g19191, mitochondrial-like (The sequence of the model RefSeq protein was modified relative to this genomic sequence to represent the inferred CDS: deleted 2 bases in 2 codons), with the protein MGFVFPRVLNRFSNPSTVVSWNSSIRANVAKGLYQTSLLLFRQMIQSGAPPDRLTFPFVLKACARISDVPASQSVHAHIVKDGLCSDVFVATAMMDAYFKCGLASDAEKLFDGMTERDVAAWNVIIAGLFEAGSIDRVFSHFRQMRVGGILPDSLTMISLMQSCARMRSLYLVKAFHCLGICIGVRDDVSVLNTWVAAYAKCEDLTSAELVFAEITAEARSIVSWNSMMAGYAYFGRYEQAIRLFCSMSLKGIRPDLSTTVSLLSAFNHSDALFEGMQVHGLVVKAGFELDVSVINTLISLYSKCGDVEAARYCFENMSERTHVSWTALIHGYARKGDIEETLSLFGAMEAAREKPDAVTVVAFLSACSQTGSLELGRLMNRYAIANGVFDNMVVLNALIDMYAKCGCVGNARRLFDSMTDKTVVSWTTMIAGHAMNGDAEEALDVFSRMLESKLKPNHVTFLAVLQACTHGGFLEKGWDYFKMMSRLYGIKPRLEHYACMVDLLGRRGRVKEALEFISSMPFEPDAGVWGALLGACIMHHETDIGEYAANRLFELDPQAAVPYVSIANIYAEKKRWDGVAKIRTMMKRSGARKFPGKSIVQIDGKGHSFTVEDRDHADGLQIYEILDGLALQLKEQDNVTDVECNLGI; encoded by the exons ATGGGCTTTGTTTTCCCGCGAGTTCTCAACCGTTTTTCAAATCCATCAACCGTTGTTTCATGGAACTCCAGCATTCGAGCAAACGTTGCTAAAGGCCTCTACCAAACAAGCCTTCTCCTTTTCCGCCAAATGATTCAGTCCGGTGCTCCGCCGGACCGGCTCACCTTCCCCTTCGTTCTCAAAGCCTGCGCAAGGATCTCTGATGTCCCAGCATCGCAATCCGTTCATGCGCACATCGTCAAGGACGGACTCTGTTCTGATGTCTTTGTTGCCACAGCTATGATGGATGCCTACTTCAAGTGTGGTCTTGCTAGTGATGCGGAGAAACTGTTTGATGGAATGACTGAAAGAGATGTCGCTGCATGGAATGTTATTATTGCTGGTTTATTTGAAGCAGGTTCGATTGATAGAGTCTTCAGCCATTTTCGGCAGATGAGGGTTGGTGGTATCTTGCCAGATTCACTGACAATGATTAGCCTGATGCAGTCATGCGCTCGCATGAGAAGCCTGTATTTAGTTAAAGCTTTTCATTGTTTGGGGATCTGCATTGGTGTTAGAGATGATGTTTCTGTATTGAATACATGGGTTGCAGCATATGCCAAGTGTGAGGACTTGACCTCGGCCGAGTTGGTGTTTGCTGAGATTACTGCAGAAGCAAGGTCGATCGTGTCGTGGAATTCTATGATGGCAGGTTATGCATATTTTGGTAGGTATGAACAAGCTATTCGTTTATTTTGTTCGATGAGTCTAAAGGGCATTAGACCTGATTTGAGCACAACCGTTAGCTTGCTTTCAGCATTCAACCACTCTGACGCGCTTTTTGAAGGCATGCAAGTTCATGGTCTTGTTGTCAAAGCAGGGTTTGAGTTGGATGTCTCTGTGATCAATACTCTCATATCATTGTATTCCAAATGTGGAGATGTTGAAGCTGCCAGATATTGTTTCGAGAACATGTCAGAGAGAACACATGTTTCATGGACTGCTCTGATTCATGGTTATGCGAGAAAAGGAGATATCGAGGAGACTCTGTCTCTGTTTGGTGCCATGGAAGCTGCTCGGGAGAAGCCGGATGCTGTCACTGTTGTTGCTTTTCTATCTGCTTGTAGTCAAACAGGTTCTCTTGAGCTTGGAAGATTGATGAATAGATATGCAATTGCAAATGGGGTTTTCGACAACATGGTGGTTCTTAATGCCTTGATAGACATGTATGCAAAATGCGGATGTGTCGGCAATGCTAGGAGACTCTTTGATAGCATGACTGATAAAACAGTTGTCTCTTGGACGACTATGATTGCCGGTCATGCCATGAATGGCGATGCTGAAGAAGCTTTGGATGTATTTTCTCGAATGTTGGAATCAAAGTTGAAGCCCAACCATGTGACT TTCCTCGCTGTTCTTCAGGCATGCACTCATGGTGGTTTTCTGGAAAAGGGCTGGGATTATTTCAAGATGATGAGCAGG CTTTACGGGATAAAGCCTAGATTAGAGCATTATGCATGCATGGTTGATCTCCTTGGTCGTCGAGGCAGAGTAAAGGAGGCACTTGAATTCATCTCAAGCATGCCTTTTGAACCCGACGCCGGGGTATGGGGTGCTCTGCTTGGTGCCTGCATTATGCACCATGAAACTGATATCGGTGAGTATGCAGCAAATCGGCTTTTTGAGTTGGATCCTCAAGCAGCAGTACCATATGTGTCAATTGCTAACATCTATGCCGAGAAGAAAAGGTGGGATGGCGTTGCGAAGATCAGAACGATGATGAAACGCAGCGGAGCTAGGAAATTTCCCGGCAAGAGTATTGTTCAAATTGATGGAAAAGGGCATTCTTTTACTGTTGAAGATAGGGATCATGCTGATGGTTTGCAGATATATGAAATACTGGATGGTTTGGCTTTGCAGCTAAAGGAACAAGACAATGTGACTGATGTAGAATGCAATTTAGGAATctaa
- the LOC120282678 gene encoding protein RAE1-like, which produces MAGLSGFSTGAAGNPNPNKSVEVTPSPNDSVSSLSFSPKGNYLVATSWDNQVRCWEVMGGSSQPKASISHDQPVLCSAWKDDGTTVFSGGCDKQVKMWPLMSGGQATTVAAHDAPIKEVAWIEQMNLLVTGSWDKTLRYWDTRQAQPVHTQQLPERCYALTVRYPLMVVGTADRNLIVFNLQNPQTEFKRVVSPLKYQTRCVAAFPDQQGFLVGSIEGRVGVQHLDDAQQSKNFTFKCHREGTEIYSVNSLNFHPVHHTFATAGSDGAFNFWDKDSKQRLKAMSRCSSPIPCSTFNHDGTIFAYAVCYDWSKGAEFHNPATSKTHIYLHNPQESEVKPKPRVGNGGRK; this is translated from the exons ATGGCCGGGCTTTCAGGGTTCAGCACGGGAGCTGCCGGGAATCCGAACCCTAACAAGTCAGTTGAG GTGACACCTTCTCCAAATGATTCTGTCTCTAGCCTTAGTTTCAGCCCCAAGGGAAATTACCTGGTGGCAACTTCTTGGGATAATCAG GTCAGGTGCTGGGAGGTTATGGGAGGAAGCAGTCAGCCGAAGGCatcaatatcacatgatcaacCG GTTTTGTGCTCAGCTTGGAAGGATGATGGGACAACTGTGTTTTCTGGAGGCTGTGATAAGCAGGTTAAAATGTGGCCTTTGATGTCTGGTGGCCAAGCAACAACTGTAGCAGCACATGATGCACCTATCAAGGAAGTAGCATGGATTGAACAAATGAATCTCCTTGTTACAGGGAGCTGGGATAAGACATTGAG GTATTGGGACACCAGACAAGCACAGCCAGTTCACACACAGCAACTCCCTGAACGCTGCTATGCACTCACAGTTCGATATCCTCTGATGGTTGTGGGGACTGCGGATCGGAATCTAATAGtttttaatttgcaaaatcctCAG ACTGAATTTAAGAGGGTTGTGTCACCTTTGAAGTATCAAACAAGATGTGTGGCTGCATTTCCTGATCAACAGGGCTTTTTG gTGGGATCTATAGAAGGAAGGGTCGGTGTACAGCATCTGGATGATGCTCAACAAAGTAAAAACTTCACATTTAAATGCCACCGAGAAGGCACTGAGATTTATTCTGTGAATTCACTGAATTTCCACCCA GTACACCATACATTTGCCACTGCAGGATCTGATGGTGCTTTCAATTTTTGGGATAAGGACAGTAAACAAAGGCTGAAG GCTATGTCCCGCTGCAGTTCTCCTATTCCTTGCAGTACTTTTAACCATGATGGCACAATTTTTGCATATGCG GTCTGCTATGACTGGAGCAAGGGTGCAGAGTTCCACAACCCAGCAACATCTAAGACACACATTTACCTCCACAATCCGCAG GAATCAGAAGTCAAGCCAAAACCCCGGGTTGGCAATGGAGGGAGAAAGTGA
- the LOC120281833 gene encoding LOW QUALITY PROTEIN: 40S ribosomal protein S16-like (The sequence of the model RefSeq protein was modified relative to this genomic sequence to represent the inferred CDS: deleted 1 base in 1 codon), giving the protein MASAKESVQCFGRKKTAVAVTYCKRGRGLIRVNGVPIELVKPEILRYKAFEPILLLGRSRFASVDMRIRVRGGGKTSQIYAIRQSIAKALVAYYQKYVDEQSKKEIRDILVRYDRTLLVADPRRCEPKKFGGRGARARFQKSYR; this is encoded by the exons ATGGCTTCGGCGAAAGAATCCGTCCAGTGTTTCGGCCGC AAGAAGACGGCGGTTGCCGTGACCTACTGCAAGCGCGGCCGTGGCCTGATCCGCGTCAATGGAGTCCCGATCGAGCTCGTGAAGCCCGAGATCCTCCGGTACAAGGCCTTCGAACCGATCCTCCTTCTTGGCCGCTCCCGCTTCGCCAGTGTCGACATGCGGATCCGCGTCCGAGGCGGTGGTAAGACCTCTCAGATCTATGCCATCCGCCAGAGTATTGCCAAGGCTTTGGTCGCTTATTACCAGAAGTACGTTGACGAGCAGTCGAAGAAGGAGATTAGGGATATCCTTGTTCGCTACGATCGTACCCTCCTGGTGGCCGATCCTCGCCGCTGTGAGCCCAAGAAGTTTGGTGGTCGTGGAGCTCGCGCTCGCTTCCAGAAGTCATACCGTTGA